Proteins from a genomic interval of Fundulus heteroclitus isolate FHET01 chromosome 21, MU-UCD_Fhet_4.1, whole genome shotgun sequence:
- the en2a gene encoding homeobox protein engrailed-2a isoform X2 — protein sequence MEENDHGNRDAVERQESADESNRAILPLLQAPGNLQIPHRVTNFFIDNILRPDFGRKKDAGAHRDESSPASRETRGSPAAPQTEPVGSTVPAEGTSTPHTVTGPKKPAKTAEDPLKSGGENGDQCLSSDSDSSQASSNPSMSQQPMLWPAWVYCTRYSDRPSSGPRSRKPKKKPTSKEDKRPRTAFTAEQLQRLKSEFQTNRYLTEQRRQNLAQELGLNESQIKIWFQNKRAKIKKASGTKNTLALHLMAQGLYNHATVTSKDEKSDSD from the exons ATGGAAGAAAATGATCACGGCAACAGAGATGCGGTGGAGCGGCAGGAGTCGGCGGACGAATCCAACAGAGCCATCCTCCCCTTGTTACAGGCGCCGGGGAACCTGCAGATCCCGCACCGGGTCACCAATTTCTTCATCGACAACATCCTGCGGCCAGACTTCGGACGCAAGAAGGACGCGGGCGCGCACCGCGATGAGAGCAGCCCGGCGTCGCGGGAGACCCGCGGCAGCCCCGCCGCCCCTCAGACCGAGCCGGTGGGCAGCACGGTGCCGGCGGAGGGGACCTCCACTCCGCATACGGTCACCGGGCCCAAGAAACCCGCGAAAACAGCCGAGGACCCCCTGAAATCCGGCGGGGAGAACGGAGACCAGTGCCTAAGCTCAGACTCAGACAGTTCCCAAGCCAGCTCGAACCCATCCATGTCCCAACAACCCATGCTGTGGCCAGCCTGGGTCTACTGCACCAGATACTCGGACAGGCCTTCTTCAG GGCCAAGATCTCGCAAACCAAAGAAGAAACCGACCAGCAAAGAGGACAAGCGACCACGGACGGCCTTCACAGcggagcagctgcagagactAAAGTCGGAGTTCCAGACCAACCGGTACCTGACGGAGCAGAGGCGGCAGAACCTGGCGCAGGAGCTGGGTCTGAACGAATCCCAGATCAAGATCTGGTTCCAGAACAAGAGGGCCAAGATCAAGAAGGCCAGCGGCACCAAGAACACTCTGGCCTTGCACCTGATGGCGCAGGGACTGTACAATCACGCCACCGTCACGTCGAAGGACGAGAAATCAGACAGCGATTGA
- the en2a gene encoding homeobox protein engrailed-2a isoform X1, translated as MEENDHGNRDAVERQESADESNRAILPLLQAPGNLQIPHRVTNFFIDNILRPDFGRKKDAGAHRDESSPASRETRGSPAAPQTEPVGSTVPAEGTSTPHTVTGPKKPAKTAEDPLKSGGENGDQCLSSDSDSSQASSNPSMSQQPMLWPAWVYCTRYSDRPSSAGPRSRKPKKKPTSKEDKRPRTAFTAEQLQRLKSEFQTNRYLTEQRRQNLAQELGLNESQIKIWFQNKRAKIKKASGTKNTLALHLMAQGLYNHATVTSKDEKSDSD; from the exons ATGGAAGAAAATGATCACGGCAACAGAGATGCGGTGGAGCGGCAGGAGTCGGCGGACGAATCCAACAGAGCCATCCTCCCCTTGTTACAGGCGCCGGGGAACCTGCAGATCCCGCACCGGGTCACCAATTTCTTCATCGACAACATCCTGCGGCCAGACTTCGGACGCAAGAAGGACGCGGGCGCGCACCGCGATGAGAGCAGCCCGGCGTCGCGGGAGACCCGCGGCAGCCCCGCCGCCCCTCAGACCGAGCCGGTGGGCAGCACGGTGCCGGCGGAGGGGACCTCCACTCCGCATACGGTCACCGGGCCCAAGAAACCCGCGAAAACAGCCGAGGACCCCCTGAAATCCGGCGGGGAGAACGGAGACCAGTGCCTAAGCTCAGACTCAGACAGTTCCCAAGCCAGCTCGAACCCATCCATGTCCCAACAACCCATGCTGTGGCCAGCCTGGGTCTACTGCACCAGATACTCGGACAGGCCTTCTTCAG CAGGGCCAAGATCTCGCAAACCAAAGAAGAAACCGACCAGCAAAGAGGACAAGCGACCACGGACGGCCTTCACAGcggagcagctgcagagactAAAGTCGGAGTTCCAGACCAACCGGTACCTGACGGAGCAGAGGCGGCAGAACCTGGCGCAGGAGCTGGGTCTGAACGAATCCCAGATCAAGATCTGGTTCCAGAACAAGAGGGCCAAGATCAAGAAGGCCAGCGGCACCAAGAACACTCTGGCCTTGCACCTGATGGCGCAGGGACTGTACAATCACGCCACCGTCACGTCGAAGGACGAGAAATCAGACAGCGATTGA